One genomic window of Rhizomicrobium sp. includes the following:
- a CDS encoding potassium transporter Kup has protein sequence MTAAAIAPVGWRREAGLTLGALGVVFGDIGTSPLYAVKQSVIAAGGLSPAPFAVLGALSMIFWSLVIVVTVKYVVFIMRADNNGEGGVMALAALAHRSTGLGRGLKTAIALVSLAGLALFYGDGMLTPAISVLSAVEGLGVESASLKQLILPLTLAILIGLFVLQRFGTERIGKMFGPVMVVWFVVMAALGAAAIAHNPVILECVNPYYGYALFAREPWTAFVALGSVVLAVTGCEALYADMGHFGRQPIRTAWLYFAFPALLLNYFGQGAIVLSDPHATANTFYALAPHWAHYPVVALATMATVIASQAVISGVFSITRQAVQLGQVPRMEIRHTSATEQGQIYVPRINTMLAVGVVLIVLIFKTSDALAAAYGIAVTGVMVISTFLVAVVAVRRWRWRLPVVIAVFGVLGFVDLAFLSANTLKVVQGGWLPLAMAAAVFVLIDTWRIGRRVHLEHQRDGTLPIDLFLARAPAERVAGTAIFLAARTDVTPGPMLHSLKHYHVLHERVILCSITFDDVPFVALGRRVEVKKLGKGFFEVKIRFGFFEFPNVPLALERCRAYGLPLEPDTCTFFLGRETLVAGEHPDLKSWRIALYTWLATNALSPARFFQLPPNRVVELGTQITI, from the coding sequence ATGACAGCGGCGGCGATTGCACCGGTGGGTTGGCGGCGCGAGGCGGGCCTGACGCTCGGCGCGCTGGGCGTGGTGTTCGGCGACATCGGCACCAGCCCGCTCTACGCGGTGAAGCAGTCGGTGATCGCGGCCGGCGGCCTTTCGCCCGCGCCCTTCGCCGTGCTCGGCGCCCTGTCGATGATCTTCTGGTCGCTGGTGATCGTGGTGACCGTCAAATATGTCGTCTTCATCATGCGCGCCGACAACAATGGCGAGGGCGGCGTGATGGCGCTGGCCGCGCTGGCACACCGCTCGACGGGCCTGGGCCGCGGCCTCAAGACCGCCATCGCGCTGGTCTCGCTCGCCGGCCTCGCGCTGTTCTACGGCGACGGCATGCTGACGCCGGCGATCTCGGTCCTTTCCGCCGTCGAGGGTCTCGGCGTCGAAAGCGCCAGCCTGAAGCAGCTGATCCTGCCGCTGACATTGGCCATCCTGATCGGCCTCTTCGTGCTGCAGCGTTTCGGCACCGAGCGCATCGGCAAGATGTTCGGCCCCGTCATGGTCGTGTGGTTCGTGGTGATGGCGGCGCTGGGCGCGGCGGCCATCGCGCACAATCCGGTGATCCTCGAATGCGTCAATCCCTATTACGGCTATGCGCTGTTCGCGCGCGAGCCTTGGACCGCCTTCGTCGCGCTCGGATCGGTGGTGTTGGCGGTCACGGGCTGCGAGGCGCTCTACGCCGACATGGGCCATTTCGGGCGCCAGCCGATCCGCACCGCCTGGCTCTATTTCGCGTTTCCCGCGCTGTTGCTCAACTATTTCGGCCAGGGCGCGATCGTGCTCTCCGATCCGCACGCGACCGCCAACACCTTCTACGCCCTGGCGCCGCATTGGGCGCATTACCCGGTCGTGGCCCTCGCCACCATGGCCACGGTGATCGCCAGCCAGGCGGTGATTTCCGGCGTCTTCTCCATCACCCGCCAGGCGGTGCAACTGGGTCAGGTGCCGCGCATGGAGATCCGCCATACCTCGGCGACCGAGCAGGGCCAGATCTACGTGCCGCGCATCAACACGATGCTGGCGGTCGGCGTCGTGCTGATCGTGCTGATCTTCAAGACCTCCGACGCGCTGGCCGCGGCCTATGGCATCGCGGTGACCGGCGTCATGGTGATCTCGACCTTCCTGGTCGCGGTGGTGGCGGTCAGGCGCTGGCGCTGGCGCCTGCCGGTGGTGATCGCGGTGTTCGGCGTCCTCGGCTTCGTCGATCTCGCCTTCCTGTCGGCCAACACGCTGAAAGTCGTTCAGGGCGGCTGGCTGCCGCTCGCCATGGCGGCGGCGGTGTTCGTGCTGATCGACACCTGGCGCATCGGCCGCCGCGTGCATCTGGAGCACCAGCGCGACGGCACCCTGCCGATCGACCTCTTCCTCGCCCGCGCGCCGGCCGAGCGCGTCGCCGGCACCGCGATCTTCCTTGCCGCCCGCACCGACGTGACGCCGGGCCCGATGCTGCACAGCCTCAAGCACTATCACGTGCTGCACGAGCGCGTGATCCTGTGTTCGATCACCTTCGACGATGTACCCTTCGTCGCCCTGGGCCGCCGGGTCGAGGTGAAAAAGCTCGGCAAGGGATTCTTCGAGGTGAAAATTCGTTTCGGCTTCTTCGAATTTCCCAACGTGCCCTTGGCGCTGGAGCGTTGCCGCGCCTACGGCCTGCCGCTGGAGCCGGACACCTGCACCTTCTTTCTCGGCCGCGAGACGCTGGTCGCCGGCGAGCATCCCGACCTCAAGAGCTGGCGCATCGCGCTCTACACCTGGCTGGCGACCAACGCCTTGTCCCCCGCCCGCTTCTTCCAGCTCCCGCCCAACCGCGTGGTGGAATTGGGAACGCAGATCACGATTTGA